Proteins encoded together in one Osmia lignaria lignaria isolate PbOS001 chromosome 4, iyOsmLign1, whole genome shotgun sequence window:
- the LOC117603340 gene encoding uncharacterized protein LOC117603340, whose product MMENVYVIKVKTKPPLSSLYPSERRYSASTVGGLSFVHFGLGALSLLLGSLALSLQGPILSIACLVPFVTGLLAWRRWYIDRNIAIFFYGSLFSLIAAILCFIATVLDIAAAAESRGASWSLEKILDQPRDPSHLEEYLKTDTLMNETMSLDEDTFNATHDRLSEINLYSPTAGIVIDNMSNISGYILRTSNESTDDHLKNSSKSSAESSEDEPLSIEGPQQDSYNSNVETLQMIKDRMISFWKKDHQNTPHDKILLTVNVLVASLLEAFWSVLSARIALRGMRNRLPESGYSNGSVENKVDGTVAGKRKPPAPRPDILDHDRRLTESLQHFNALHGLRNSGPRLPLPESSREFRERVERFLVNQAAHRVVEGSCS is encoded by the coding sequence ATGATGGAGAACGTGTACGTGATAAAGGTGAAAACGAAGCCACCATTATCCTCTCTGTACCCATCGGAGCGTCGGTATTCAGCGTCGACCGTGGGTGGTCTGTCCTTCGTTCATTTCGGTCTGGGTGCGCTCTCCCTTTTGCTGGGCAGTCTCGCGTTATCTCTTCAAGGTCCGATCCTCTCGATCGCGTGTCTGGTACCGTTCGTGACCGGTCTCCTCGCCTGGAGAAGATGGTACATCGATCGGAACATCGCGATTTTCTTTTACGGTAGCCTATTCTCTCTGATAGCAGCGATCCTCTGTTTTATCGCGACCGTTCTCGATATCGCCGCTGCAGCGGAGAGCAGAGGAGCATCGTGGTCCTTGGAGAAGATTCTCGATCAGCCTCGAGATCCTTCTCACCTGGAGGAATACCTGAAGACGGATACTTTGATGAACGAGACGATGTCCCTCGACGAAGACACCTTCAACGCTACCCATGATCGTTTATCGGAGATCAATCTCTACTCGCCCACAGCTGGGATCGTGATCGACAACATGTCTAATATATCTGGCTACATTCTGAGAACTTCAAACGAATCCACGGACGATCACTTGAAGAATTCTAGCAAATCTTCCGCTGAAAGTTCTGAGGATGAACCTCTGTCCATCGAGGGACCGCAGCAAGATTCGTACAACTCCAACGTCGAAACTTTGCAGATGATAAAGGATAGAATGATATCGTTTTGGAAGAAGGATCATCAAAACACTCCACACGATAAGATTTTACTTACGGTGAATGTATTGGTCGCGTCTCTTCTGGAGGCGTTCTGGTCGGTTCTAAGCGCAAGAATAGCGTTGCGAGGGATGAGGAATAGATTGCCGGAAAGCGGTTACTCGAATGGATCCGTCGAGAACAAAGTGGACGGAACAGTGGCGGGAAAGAGGAAACCACCTGCGCCTAGACCGGATATTCTGGATCACGATCGTAGACTGACCGAAAGTTTGCAACATTTCAACGCGTTGCATGGTCTACGAAACTCCGGGCCGAGACTCCCCTTGCCAGAATCCAGCAGGGAATTCAGAGAAAGGGTTGAAAGGTTTCTGGTGAATCAGGCGGCGCACAGGGTCGTCGAGGGATCCTGTTCTTGA
- the LOC117603336 gene encoding uncharacterized protein LOC117603336: MSQPQLTSDLDVPESPQHPCQCSAMSSMDSMRTQRDRGERGVGSTRISNSQELPRGLEALQSAFEPIKRLESPLSHQESQQINLENTRNVDIMEHQATLSPGARSLDGQTAILSRHGHNLSCSPRNLDLSRNLAFEAARRVQESGNLQDNQHSLTSSPSPLLESNSALLETSAKDLDKQLDDHAGLSPKQAASGKDKLKNIQQVLNPYQHHHEPTSPERNVHGHFHSDAHAHVHKHADNFRGGTNLDVADGLMGFQQHQRQHTHHHHGNTKTTNVAHHHGPTTVHHPHGPQAMTGHHHGNLPPSLAGHVHGGSVPLSGSSSGHGTQTATANPSTHHHPNPIPASTTMGHRTSPTSHHRLAGNTSLSSHYPSNSGFSSDHHGTSSAMSGASSNSSMLNHGGSPAVHRHVVNANSSLSTTPLASHHHGSSSGSLTGHSTVNHHHVSSGISCESSSSNANTRTHSRLDHVHDHHHHLQQVHPLHASHPDARQRDRAPSSLEHHNHHHGHIHSHGHQHPQNNETKNTSLIGVDAIQVSAPSKSKCQCHVVQTGGNKRGPEGESDGGVEVTSRTHQPPALPPRPPPRPTRRYETTSVNQCHTGEGGCCKKYVVLCCLCGGLSAAVGSLFLAVHAVLSAHTASLALFETVPSYIPGIMLILMGLFTMLLARRKHRYGLLMKVCGSVGVVCALVCVLVTVTTTVIHMSRLQGLRKCVYTVKARSCTCYGAPEGDPGVLFEGTPHCEAVHGALHACLRALFGVSVAGILACIFSCMLVYQLLSHEKKKMYWEQLELRCRSLYGQGGTVGPATGSCGCCNDCGGAGPWWAQTPGNLYTPNPDLAPSRRWRLPWSRSRGPAPSPDSNYGFHTQARQTEANVENTNGPYSVLNSQSSGPYSVLNAQNGPYTPSTASYSVLEAPVPMWGPPPPYSDPNSPARRPQVTEQRPRITKRIENFENNEGLNTVAADHRSRSVKRPSDNYENAEEISNSTDPEGGNEGTMKGRRTRKPLKGVENSAFQQEANPGPKQSESELYFGDVSSCCGPESSFYDLAVDKEGAEHSEGVDYLAARLGKRQLSKRSRMPLPLPSDSGDIPSDNYANNDEPRSARGPFLAPDAQYEVIQQGRYSYYASKDDEQLQEGPATSGYFREEEGERGRERDYRDYRSSQEEETPQCCLSDSTTLDSGWQSGEQQQSDDNVRPVNV; this comes from the exons ATGTCCCAGCCGCAACTGACCAGCGACTTGGATGTTCCGGAAAGTCCGCAACACCCTTGTCAATGCTCCGCGATGAGCAGCATGGATTCCATGAGGACGCAGAGGGACAGAGGGGAAAGGGGCGTGGGAAGTACAAGAATTTCCAACAGCCAAGAACTGCCCAGAGGTCTGGAGGCGCTTCAGAGCGCTTTCGAACCGATAAAAAGACTGGAAAGTCCGTTATCTCATCAGGAaagccaacagatcaatttagaAAACACGAGGAACGTGGATATCATGGAACACCAGGCTACCCTGTCGCCTGGCGCGAGATCGTTGGACGGACAGACCGCCATTCTGTCCAGACATGGTCACAATCTTTCGTGTAGCCCGAGAAACTTGGATCTCTCCCGAAACTTGGCGTTCGAGGCTGCGAGAAGAGTTCAGGAATCCGGCAACTTGCAGGACAACCAACATAGCCTAACTTCCAGCCCTAGCCCTTTGCTGGAGTCTAACTCGGCCTTGCTCGAGACGTCCGCGAAAGATCTGGACAAGCAGCTAGATGATCATGCCGGGTTATCGCCAAAGCAAGCCGCTTCGGGTAAAGATAAGCTGAAGAACATTCAGCAGGTCCTGAATCCCTATCAGCACCATCACGAGCCCACGTCACCGGAACGAAACGTTCATGGACATTTCCACAGCGATGCCCATGCACACGTTCACAAACACGCCGACAATTTTCGAGGTGGCACGAATTTAGACGTTGCCGATGGACTGATGGGTTTTCAACAGCACCAACGACAACACACTCATCATCATCACGGAAACACGAAGACTACCAACGTAGCGCATCATCACGGACCCACGACCGTGCATCACCCCCATGGCCCGCAAGCAATGACGGGGCACCATCATGGAAACCTACCACCCAGCCTAGCTGGCCACGTTCACGGAGGCTCGGTTCCTTTGAGTGGCTCTAGCTCGGGTCATGGTACTCAAACTGCAACCGCGAATCCCAGCACTCATCATCATCCGAACCCTATCCCTGCGTCTACCACGATGGGTCACAGGACATCGCCAACCAGTCATCATCGTCTAGCTGGGAATACCAGCCTGAGCAGTCACTACCCTTCGAACTCTGGCTTCTCCAGCGATCATCATGGTACCTCGAGCGCGATGAGTGGTGCTTCCTCGAATTCGAGTATGTTAAATCACGGAGGTTCACCGGCGGTTCATCGACACGTGGTAAACGCCAACAGCAGTCTGTCGACCACACCGCTTGCCAGCCATCATCACGGCAGCTCGTCGGGTAGCTTAACCGGACACTCTACCGTGAATCATCATCACGTCAGTTCGGGTATATCCTGCGAGTCTTCTTCGTCGAACGCCAACACGAGAACCCATAGCCGTTTAGATCACGTCCACGATCATCATCATCACTTGCAACAAGTGCATCCGTTGCACGCGAGCCACCCAGACGCCCGGCAAAGGGACAGAGCTCCGTCCAGTTTGGAGCATCATAATCATCACCACGGGCACATTCACAGCCACGGGCATCAGCATCCGCAGAACAACGAGACGAAAAACACGTCTCTGATCGGCGTCGATGCCATACAG GTATCGGCTCCTTCGAAGAGTAAATGTCAGTGTCATGTGGTGCAAACTGGAGGAAACAAGAGAGGACCAGAGGGTGAAAGCGACGGAGGCGTTGAAGTGACATCAAGAACGCATCAACCCCCTGCGCTTCCTCCCCGGCCACCCCCTAGACCGACCAGGCGATACGAGACAACGTCCGTCAACCAGT GCCATACCGGTGAAGGTGGTTGCTGCAAGAAGTACGTTGTCCTTTGTTGCCTTTGTGGCGGCTTGAGCGCCGCGGTTGGCAGTCTCTTTTTGGCGGTACACGCGGTCCTTTCAGCCCACACGGCTAGTCTAGCTCTCTTTGAGACTGTACCATCTTACATTCCTGGCATAATG TTAATTCTAATGGGTCTGTTCACGATGCTGCTCGCCAGGCGGAAGCACAGATATGGACTTCTG ATGAAGGTGTGTGGATCCGTCGGTGTGGTGTGCGCGTTGGTATGCGTGCTCGTCACAGTAACCACAACAGTGATACACATGTCTCGACTGCAAGGTCttcggaagtgcgtttacaccgtGAAGGCGAG GTCGTGCACGTGTTACGGGGCACCGGAAGGAGACCCCGGGGTCCTCTTCGAAGGCACTCCTCATTGCGAAGCGGTTCACGGTGCCTTGCACGCCTGCTTGAGAGCACTGTTCGGCGTTTCCGTCGCTGGAATCTTGGCATGCATATTCTCGTGCATGCTGGTGTACCAGTTACTGAGTcacgagaagaagaagatgtacTGGGAGCAGCTGGAGCTCAGATGCAGATCTCTGTACGGTCAAGGAGGCACCGTGGGACCAGCGACTGGTTCCTGTGGCTGCTGCAACGACTGCGGTGGCGCTGGCCCATGGTGGGCCCAGACACCCGGAAATCTGTACACGCCGAATCCTGATTTGGCACCGTCCAG AAGATGGAGACTTCCATGGTCCAGGTCCAGAGGACCAGCACCGAGTCCTGATTCAAATTACGGTTTTCACACGCAGGCCAGGCAGACGGAAGCCAACGTAGAAAATACCAACGGCCCTTACAGCGTCCTTAATTCCCAATCCAGTGGCCCTTATTCGGTTTTGAACGCACAAAACGGACCGTACACCCCCAGCACAGCTTCTTACAGCGTTCTAGAGGCTCCTGTTCCTATGTGGGGCCCTCCGCCACCTTACAGCGATCCCAACAGTCCAGCTAGGAGGCCACAAGTGACTGAACAGAGGCCAAGGATCACCAAACGGATCGAGAATTTCGAAAACAACGAGG GTCTGAACACCGTCGCTGCGGATCACAGATCAAGATCCGTGAAACGTCCTTCCGATAACTACGAGAATGCCGAGGAAATATCGAACAGCACCGACCCAGAGGGAGGGAACGAGGGTACGATGAAGGGGAGAAGAACCAGGAAGCCTTTAAAGGGTGTTGAAAACAGTGCCTTCCAACAGGAAGCGAATCCTGGTCCCAAACAGTCGGAAAGCGAACTCTATTTCGGCGACGTGTCTTCCTGTTGCGGTCCAGAGAGCAGTTTCTACGACCTGGCCGTGGACAAAGAAG GCGCGGAACATTCGGAGGGCGTTGATTACCTGGCAGCTCGTTTAGGTAAACGACAACTCTCGAAGAGGTCCAGGATGCCTCTTCCTCTTCCGTCGGACAGCGGCGACATACCGTCGGACAATTACGCGAACAACGACGAACCGAGAAGTGCGAGAGGACCGTTTCTAGCTCCTGACGCCCAGTACGAGGTGATTCAACAAGGCAGATACTCTTATTACGCGTCGAAGGACGACGAACAGCTCCAAGAAGGTCCAGCGACTTCGGGATACTTCAGAGAGGAGGAAggtgagagaggaagagagagggaTTACAGGGACTACAGGAGCAGTCAGGAAGAGGAAACACCTCAATGTTGTCTGAGCGACTCGACGACGTTGGACTCGGGCTGGCAAAGCGGAGAACAACAACAATCGGACGATAACGTACGACCGGTGAACGTGTGA